Proteins encoded within one genomic window of Setaria italica strain Yugu1 chromosome IV, Setaria_italica_v2.0, whole genome shotgun sequence:
- the LOC101774331 gene encoding uncharacterized protein LOC101774331: MAAPPPAPWVILGRVLRFAPDEVLEAEEEEAQVQYADVVVPEVEDVVAEEEEEAEEEPHFTLSFVRPPRVTIVEAGLGAHPNPDFPDRYPYIIAAGPQCLLAHFGDGLFRGTYFRNLPHRETHLVLVRNFETPVDFGPTTASAVHIPDRIGAPFLCNIGNIGLYSDDYGRYKIAELQLQRGFEAATIVCFQSTNYGHAVWHVKHVVHPMAQVNRNWVPHGAVTLHSTIWWFDLSWGILSCDIDDEDPDLQFHHVPDGRVLTAATPDIHTKRCITVSRNKLRYAEIVTDGGGARLCMWTRRIGPDGWTWYVKNAMNFEILWDDDSYVRTGLPRSVPVLAAVCPSDPNHVCFALEQRIFGVNVRSRRVVSNQPYELANIPGPQQPASSRYVVAWDLPPALAQALGMDAGLDEQPLPETSAEDPAPEEEEIDFVAAP; encoded by the exons atggcggcgccgccgccggcgccatggGTGATCCTCGGCCGCGTCCTCCGCTTCGCCCCGGACGAGGTGctagaggcggaggaggaggaggcgcaggtTCAGTACGCCGACGTCGTGGTACCGGAGGTGGAGGACgtcgtggcggaggaggaggaggaggcggaggaagaaCCCCACTTCACCCTCTCGTTCGTCCGGCCGCCGCGGGTCACCATCGTCGAAGCCGGCCTCGGAGCCCACCCCAACCCCGACTTCCCCGACAGGTACCCCTACATCATCGCCGCCGGGCCCCAATGCCTCCTCGCCCACTTCGGCGACGGGCTCTTCCGCGGCACCTACTTCCGCAACTTGCCGCATCGGGAGACCCACCTCGTCCTGGTGCGCAACTTCGAGACCCCGGTCGACTTTGGCCCGACGACGGCCTCCGCCGTGCACATCCCCGACCGCATCGGCGCCCCCTTCCTCTGCAACATCGGGAACATCGGCCTCTACTCCGACGACTACGGCCGCTACAAGATCGCCGAGCTCCAGCTTCAGAGGGGCTTCGAAGCAGCCACGATCGTCTGCTTCCAATCGACCAACTACGGACACGCGGTGTGGCACGTCAAGCACGTGGTACACCCCATGGCTCAAGTGAACCGGAACTGGGTTCCCCACGGCGCCGTCACCCTCCACAGCACGATCTGGTGGTTCGACCTCTCGTGGGGGATCCTCAGCTGCGACATCGACGACGAGGACCCGGATTTGCAGTTCCATCACGTCCCGGACGGCCGTGTTCTCACCGCAGCCACGCCGGACATCCACACCAAGCGCTGCATCACGGTGAGCCGGAACAAGCTGCGGTACGCGGAGATCGTCACCGACGGCGGAGGGGCGAGACTGTGCATGTGGACGCGGAGGATCGGCCCGGATGGATGGACCTGGTACGTGAAGAACGCAATGAACTTCGAGATCCTCTGGGACGACGACAGCTACGTCCGGACCGGGCTGCCGCGGAGCGTccccgtgctcgccgccgtgtGCCCGTCGGACCCCAACCATGTCTGCTTCGCCCTGGAGCAGCGTATCTTCGGCGTCAATGTGCGCTCGCGCAGGGTCGTGAGCAACCAGCCCTATGAGCTGGCGAACATCCCAGGTCCACAGCAGCCAGCCTCCAGCCGCTACGTTGTCGCTTGGGACCTACCACCAGCGCTTGCCCAAG CTCTTGGCATGGACGCCGGCTTGGATGAGCAGCCGTTACCGGAAACCAGCGCGGAGGACCCAGcgccagaggaggaggaaatcGACTTCGTCGCGGCGCCGTAG
- the LOC111257061 gene encoding uncharacterized protein LOC111257061: MATPWVLLYRAVSTELAAGAAAGAPDFTLPVAPLPGVAILAAGRSAHPDPNRLDGCPWIIAAAPDCLLAHFAVAPSIGLFFSDNPRDTHLVMARHFRRTADGQITASAERVPDRPVRPGLVPQLSSIFSVGLVPNADGSFTIAELQVHRGSDRATLISFHSGYHEWYDENVESPLPAEDRDRKWAPHGAVVLESTVWWFDLSWGIISCDMEGDYDALLFHRLPPNRALPAATPRMLDHRCITMSQGDLRYVEITREAGAVAVHMWTMVFGQGGWEWEKTYSVSFEEIWNDDSYRATELPRRVPVLAAVCPSEPNLVYFTLKQRIFGVNMHGRRVVHEGPYNLVVNKGTLAPEAAAGRFLLPWHLPPDDTPGAADILIYIST, translated from the exons ATGGCGACGCCGTGGGTGCTCCTGTATCGCGCCGTCAGCacggagctcgccgccggcgcagcgGCTGGAGCGCCAGACTTCACCCTCCCGGTCGCGCCGCTGCCCGGGGTCGCCATCCTCGCCGCGGGCCGCAGCGCCCACCCCGACCCCAACCGCCTCGACGGGTGCCCCTGGATCATCGCCGCGGCGCCCGACTGCCTCCTCGCCCACTTCGCCGTCGCGCCCTCCATCGGGCTCTTTTTCAGCGACAACCCCCGAGACACCCACCTCGTCATGGCCCGCCACTTTCGACGAACGGCCGACGGCCAGATCACGGCATCCGCCGAGCGCGTCCCCGACCGCCCGGTCCGCCCCGGCCTCGTCCCCCAGCTCTCCAGCATCTTTAGCGTCGGCCTCGTCCCCAACGCTGACGGCAGCTTCACGATCGCCGAGCTCCAGGTTCACAGGGGCAGCGACCGCGCCACGCTCATCTCCTTCCACTCGGGCTACCACGAGTGGTACGACGAGAACGTGGAGTCCCCGTTGCCTGCAGAGGACCGGGACCGGAAGTGGGCTCCCCacggcgccgtcgtcctcgAGTCCACGGTGTGGTGGTTCGACCTCTCTTGGGGGATCATCAGCTGCGACATGGAGGGGGACTACGATGCTTTGCTCTTCCACCGCCTCCCGCCGAACCGTGCCCTGCCCGCGGCGACGCCGCGCATGCTCGACCATCGCTGCATCACGATGAGCCAAGGCGACCTGCGGTACGTGGAGATCACCCGTGAGGCCGGTGCAGTGGCGGTGCACATGTGGACGATGGTCTTCGGTCAGGGAGGGTGGGAGTGGGAGAAGACCTACTCGGTGAGCTTCGAGGAGATCTGGAACGACGACAGCTACAGGGCGACCGAGCTGCCACGGAGGGTtcccgtgctcgccgccgtgtGCCCGTCCGAGCCCAACTTGGTCTACTTCACCCTGAAGCAGCGCATCTTCGGCGTCAATATGCACGGGCGCAGGGTTGTGCACGAAGGGCCCTATAATCTGGTGGTGAACAAAGGAACGCTGGCGCCCGAAGCCGCAGCCGGCCGCTTCCTCCTGCCTTGGCACCTGCCACCCGATGATACCCCAGGTGCCGCAG ATATTTTGATATACATCTCAACCTAA